The nucleotide sequence cttgtatgattttaaatttaagtttcttgtgtataattcggagtttggTATGACGAGCATTGTCACTGAACCAGTGTAGTTATTTgttttggggccagctgaaggactcctccgggtgcgggagatACTCGCTGcgttgcgttgaagacccattggctgacttcgactgttgtctgctctatggtcgggttgttgtctttttgacacattccccatttctattctcaattttattctgttaTTAATATATCAAAGACAATTATGATTATTCATTTGAATGATAATTAATAAGTACTGCttatacttgactttttatactactgtatgcaatgtatatgtttgcattttgtttgatttctcatgatgagggcctcagggaagattagttacatagctaactgtgtaaccctcttaaaataaggtattgttgttgttgttgttgttgttgttgttgttgttatttaggaattttaaacattttatttatatataacattgcTTGGAATTATACCTTTTTCGCCATATGTTATATATTCACAACTGAAGTACAGACACTGGCCAAGTCATCATGAGAAGGCTTTTGAATTAGATAGGCGTTCATTCGACACTTGTtctataatatttatttgaagtCGTACATGAAATTAAACTTGAACGGCACAAACAGTAGTAATATAgctatttttttcttgaaaatatgATGTATTTTCGTTAGCTATATTTTGTCAAGAAATTGTACACACATTGGCGAAACATATCATACTCTGAGGACTTCTATCGAActcttttatcttttatatgaCACAAATTGGATTCAATGTTATTCgcggataccaattttcgtggatgtcagtgttcaacaaaatacaagtagcatatataatatgtaaaatatctatataaaagAATTATACACGAAAGTAAATTTTTcgataaatttgtcaaaatagATACACTGTACCAATGAAAATGATTAGAGACACAGTTTATAAGcagtaacacaaaaaaatcatcaaagttGACTAACAAACATATAAAATGACATCGCCCATTTATTATTGTACCTTGACCTTATAATGCTTACTAGTAAGTTCATTAAAACTATATTATACTTCCGTTTTGACTAATATTGTAAGGTATTTTCACATATAGGGGACGGAATGCACTGACTGATAAATTTTTGGTGCATTTGTGcgatttcatttcaattttttttaaattacaaaataacacATCATATATGTATCTATAACTGAAAAGAAAGCATATAATGTTACACCTGTCGAGTTTGATGTTAAAAGTTAATTAGCTCATAAGTATCacctatatataatttatatttatatatctttcaaTGTTATTTAGTCGTACTAGTATTTTTGAAGGTTTAATTCTTACCTGAATACGATTTATTTTCCatcttgtatattttgtataaaaagacTGCATTGACAGAACAGACTTAACGCTAGTATGGGTGTTTACAAATTAACTGGATTTAATTTTAAACTTATAAAAAGAAAACGGGACGTTCTGCTCTAATGAACCGTACAGACTTTATCACTGCATAAATATGTAATAGTATACAAAAGTTATATTGTTATGTAGTCATACTTTAACACTTTTATTACTATTTCGAACAAATAACTAGTGACCATCATTTAAATTTGAGAATACAATATGATAGATCTGAAACACGGATAAAACCTACTAAGATTTACTACAATAGAGAGATTCCCCTAACGGCGATCTTTGAGAACTGGGGACTAGTTTGTTTTGTAGCCTTCATTTCATCAATGTTTATGGGGTATGACGAACACATTAACACAATAATCATCTTAAGTATGTAGTCAGGTCAAGTTTAGGAATTTGTATCTCATATGTTCGGACTCCTTCGTTTCTTTTGATACGATACAGTGTAAAATATTATGTCCTATGTCACGCTCTTGTTTTTTCATAgaagacttcaatagctcataatAAAGTCATTACCAAAATTTTAAGCTGATTATAGATATTCTTTTTCTTACGAATTGAGACCCAAATAATGCTATTACTAAACATAAGGTAACCGTAGTATTTCGATACACCCTTTTCCCGCCATTAAAAATCGATATCTCAAAAAGGAATTCTATAGCCTATCACTATCTTTTGCTTATTTTGTTCTAGAGCTTTTCTGACTTCTTGAGCAACACGCAGAATGACTGCGATATAATATCTGTTCCGTTTTAATGCTTCTTGAGCTATCGCTTGTACACAATTCTCCTCATAACAAGGATATTAAATGCAGTAAAGTACAGTACAAGGCCATGGACAGGAATCAGTTATATATTTGTCAGACAATTGATACCCAAATAGActgatgttattttttcatatttaactatacatttttaATAATGTGAATTGCAGATGGGGTATACTATTCTTGTTTTCTTGCAAAAAGAGGGTAACTACGCTGAACAACATATTGTTAAAATTGCACGACATGATATAAACTGGTATCCCTTATTAATCAGGTCCGtaattgtttaaattcaaaaacaTTAATGACATACTCATATTAATATAACATTCATTtgtcatatatatgtacatgtatctctaCAAAAGAGGTTTAACAATATTCCTTTAATTTCATAAATACAAAACTGTGCCAATGTATGTACTGTTTCAGGAAAGCACTTCACTTCAAACGTACATTTATATTTTGTGAACTCGTCTATTTAgtaacatttttgaatttttgtgaaAAAGAAAAAATTCTAATAAGATAATGGAAGATTCTGCTTATAAAATTATAtcatgataatttaaaaaaatgtataaaacaaacaataagaagaaactattaaaattattaaaattaaatcaaataacaTCTTTTTGGTCATTGCTAATGTACTGTATTTAAAGGAAATAGCATTTTTATCTTAACAATATCACTGGTTTGTAGTTCATTTGAAAgcattttatgtttcataatAATACCAAACtaatattgttttacaaaatatgtttttataaccTAAAAACTTATATCTCTGAAATGTTGCATGAAAACAGCTTTTAAATATGTCTGGTGTCGCTACTTTTAgactgttttaatatattttaatatataataaagtCTACAATTCAAtctttcaaaacaataaattgaaatgtacagtagtacaatgcaTACATGTAGCGCGGTGATCATCCTAGACAAAAATGTGGTATAAAAGTAAATATTCTGCATACATTTTTTAGAATGATACAAtaatgtatgataaaaaaaaccaaaggaaGTGATTGTATCAAACAAGTCAATATTTGGATTATATAGCAGGTGAAAATATGCACTTTCTccaattaatgaaaatatttagaaattttctTTCGTTCACCTTGATATAATTTTCGAATATATAGTACTATATCGTTCATCCGCATTACTTTTAGTTTCTCtgtctatttttttctattttcagtcaAAGTCTGGAACATACGGACTTGGAGCAACTTCCATAAGTTTCTGTAAAAATCGAGTGACTTTGtctataaaagaataaaatacaagtttatatatatgcgatacatattccccatttctcaattttattttattttagtatgtaTAGTATTAGAAGTCCATTACTCTGATAGTATATAGTGCGAAAAAATCGACCTACAAATGCTATGAGTAGATCTGAATTCCTCCCCAACccgggctggaacctgtactttgtTCTGTTAGCATATATGTTGCAACACCACATAGCTTATCCCCTCCTTTATAATCAATGGCtgattaaaaatcaatttttattttaggtataacaaaagaagatgtggtatgattgccaatgagacaactctccaaaagagaccaaaatgacacagaaattaacaactataggtcatcgtacggcgttcgacaatgagcaaagcccataccgcatagtcagctataaaaggccccgaaatgacaatataaaacaattcaacagaTGTTTCCTTCTGGTAGATATTGTAAGAGGACGACTAATcacaatacacgaagtattttTTAAGTATAATACTATAGTATTTTCATTATACTCATCTCATTGGTATAATTACTGGATGCTATTTACTTTAGCATACAACAGCTACACATTTTATGTTTAGATATGtgctttttaaagtttataccataaaattattttgaaaaaaatcaaagtatcgACAAGCAGGTAGAAAGTATCTGACAGATCTGAAAAGTATTCCCACGTTAGAAATCCTCGCTATGAAACTGATgatcaaatatataataattctGTTAAATATTTGAGAGAAATAATTGAGGGACGAACGGATgaagacggacgaacggacggaaaaGCTTAATGCAATAAAGAGCCCTCTTTTCCAATTTAGTAATTTTATGCATTGATATACAGTTATGAATACTAATGGTTCTTCATTCTGTTGATATTCGGGTTTTGACATTGATTTCTAAAAAGTGTTTTAGACTGTTAAAGCTTTCTTATTGAACAGTTGTTATACCACATCGTCTTAACTATACATTGCAATTTTGGTTTTGTAATTTTCTCTTGTTCTTTCGATTACATATCTGTTTATTTCTGATGAACTTATAAATGAATGTAATTTTAATTAAGAATTAAGTGTTATAGATTTGTTGTTCTTTGTGCTTTTTATTTGCTACTTTTTGGTCGTTTAGTTTATGGTTTTGTAGTCACTTATTAGTTTACTAGAAAATTCTGATAATAAGTGTAATGCTATCTTAAATCTGTTTAACATACGTACCAAATCGCCCTGTCATCAATTGGAAATGAACTAATGGAATATAAAACACTAGACCACCGACCATAAAAATAGCAGCATAAAGAAACTCTACTCTTGGATCTTGAATTATTGGTGCAATAACAAGGTAAATAGAACAGACCAAAAATATCATTGGCAGCAATAAAAACACCTAAAAATAAAGTGTACTTTGTCATGAAATAGATTGAGGACTTTTATATACAAGTAACGTGCATGATCCtaaaaatactgagctccctggaaaattcaaacggaaagtccctaatcaaatggcaaaatttaaatctctaacacatcaaacgaatggataaaaactgtcatattcctgacttggtacaggctttttcttatgtagaaaatggtggattgaacctggttttatagctatctaaacctccagcttgtatgacagttgcatcaaattccattaaattgacaaccatgcgtgaacaaaacaaacatacataatactaggtaaatatatcaaaaataggggtacagcagtcaacagcATAGTTATCCTTGATAGGATTATATATATTCTTCACAGTAACAAAGTCTCTTTGACCATGACaatgatatttaaacaaatagtttaacaccaattttatatgtttgttgTTGGTGAGTAACCAGGTCATAAAAATTCTCGCAATTGCTATAGATAATTGAAAACAAACGTGTTTCCATAGATTTCTAATATTTATTCTTTTATCCTACAAAAATGTGTTTCCTGTTtgctaaaacaaatattatctaAAAAATACCTAAATTGTTGAGCACGTACCCAGAGCTTGGTTCTTAATTACGTCTCTTATAGGTGGAATTTGGTCTCCTTTTGTATAAATGACAACACACTGGACTATAAGGTGtgtaaatatttaaacataataCTCACTTTTATTGGTCTATGAGCATCTTTCATTTTCCATCGTAAAATAAACAAACTAACGATGGCCAGTGCATAAAACAGCCATGCGGCAAAACTAAAGAAGTCGATCAATTGTCCAATATCACCGGGAATCAACATTAATAAGGATAAGATTGCCTGCAAAGGTAACGAGTATTGGTAAGTTCTCTCTGCATACCAAAAGTTCAGCTTTCCATTgggaaagttatataaaaaaaatgcactaaaGATATCCATCTTTGAGCAGGAGGAGTAAGGTCTATGAATGATTTTACATTCGCACAAATAGCGATACGTATAcagtagaatgaaattcaaaacagtgtggctgtggccattgattgacacattaaattcatccattgactgggacaatttacgtgaacgtttgtctgtaacgaccactgttcacgacgtacctacgatagacgtttaaactgtggggtcaccaaaggtttcttaacgcctttaattataaaataattcaaaaaattaatcaggaataacctttatgttttgatttatataattgatataaatcaaaacatcgtgttatttctgattagtttttcgaattactttattaaggtgttgagaacctttggtgaccccatagtttaggtgtctttaaaaagtacatagtgagcagtagtTGTTACATATAAACGTtcactaaattgtcccagtcaatggatgaatttaatgtgtcaatcaatggcctcagccacactgttttgaatttcattctatttaagaTATAATATTTGGATAGTTATCATGATGTTATTTAAAGTAATGGTATACACAACCTAGTATATATCCAATTCCCAAGTCTGAATCAAATAGTGAAAGGTCTCCGAAAGGTGATCTTGCATTCCCTCTCTCAGTATGATCcctcaaaataaaatttcaagttcatatttaatatttataggGAATGTGATTTAACGCCCAATTTCAAAATAGCCAAGCTGCGGCTTGTACATACATCCCGCACAATCAAACGGATCCAAGGTActagaataagaataagaatattttattattccaatcaagggcccttgatgggcagcataacatgtacacataacacaatacatcatgatttgtaacagaaaaatattgttataaactaaaatgaaacattgaaaaaaaaagttcagacagatgttattatcttcattctataaaatcatatacatttaattcCAGGCAGGATCAGTACTTTAGACGAGAAATATGACACGAAAACCCTCAAACTAAGgaagaaacattaaaaaaagaaagataatttACAATTGAGTTACAGTTGTTTCAGAATCAATTGTGAGCAAATCATCTCTCATTGCAGTcatgtaaatgtttgttttcaaatGGCATATGTTCTTTCTTTCCTTTAGTTCATGTACAAAATTCAGTATGGAAGTCCTAAAGTATCAAAACTCAATAttcacactgatctgtgtccacacttgctTAGATATTTATAAATAACTGGAAAAGTGATTGATATTTAGATTTTAGAAATTAACTTACTGTAAATATTAGGCAAGGAATTGGTGTATACCTTCGACAGTTTACATATGACAATATTTCAGGAAATTGTTCATCTCTGGCAGCAGAGTATAGTGTTCTGAAATTTCATGATTAAAaatgttttgtgttttatgttgACATACAAGTTCAAAATATAATCATTTTGACAATAACAACCATAGATTGGTGGATATAAGGAAATCATCGAATCTGGTATATCCAACAACTATTTCACTGTATTTCCTATCAGTGATTGAACCTCAATTTATTTTGCCACtgatgtttttgataatttttttttcaagaaatttctATTAATTTTTGTGAACATACCAAACATGTGGtttgattgcgaatgagacaaatcttcacaagagaccaaatgaggtcaacattattttatattttcgatTCTTCACCAACCAAATTAGCCAACTGTTTGTATGCGCAATAATCCATTTCTCTTGCGGGAATTTACACAAAAGGGTctagaaaaagatatttcaaatgtcAACTTATGGACCTAGAACAGTAGTTTTTTCCACACACAGAATACATCATTAATCAAATTCTTATTTATCTAAAACAGCCAGTTATTGACTATCATAAATCATGACGTGTTGTTGTCCAATTGACATATTCCCAGTCTCAATTTTCAATCCCATTGATGTATTTTGAAACACTTACTTTCAAGTATGTAATTTTTTTGGATTTCGAAGCATGGAAACGACAGAGAAAATTACACCGAAAACAAAAGacattatattaaattaaaagaatacGAAAGCCGAAAGTCtacgaaaaaaaatatcattcgtAATAAAATATTCCCTATAAACTGCTTAACCAGCTACAAATGTTGTTAAAACTGTCCTTTATTTCAGAATTGAAGGCCTCTTTtagtaacttcattggggtgtaaaagcgttgaccgaagtacattttgttaaACTGTGCTCACGGTCgaagcttttacaaccctatgaagtaaCAAAAATGAGCATTCAATAatattaattacattttttagctatgattatgaaaacacgatttctatccagtttttctttaatttacctgtgcactttatttgATTGTGGGACCTTGTGTCATCTTCGTTGTGTAATGAATGTTAATTTCAGAATTACGCGAAAtcgctgttagccaatcaaaataagtGTATCATATTGAAACATCATCTAATGCAACTACTAGACGATCTAAATACCGATATAATTTACCTGACCCCTGAAAATAAAGATCCATTTGCAGCACCAAATGTtgaacacaaaacaaatattggCATTATAATACCAGCAGATCCAAGTACTTCCTCTCCCCATGTCTGAAATTCGAAATGCTAATAATTAGCGTacacacatatatacatacaCGTATCGTTCAAGAAAAGAGTACTTTAATTTAGATAACACTAAATATATATGAACATGTTGGGGAAATTTGTTATTAGTATACTTCTAATTTTTATACATCATCATCTGATATTCTATTgagattcgaagaaattttacatttaatgatCTTTAATGAATTTATGGATGTCTGTTTAGAGTCCAGTGACAAATCCGTGCATATTCAGGACCAGAACCATGCTTTGTACTATAGACCGACAAGTGGGGTTGGATGTGGACTTGCTCGTCATATGGCAAAACcctatatatatttactttattGATATGATTTTTACCACGTGTCGTGGCCTTTTTGATGAAATTACTGCCCTTTAAtagtttaaaaattatataaaatttgagGATTACAATAATAATTGAATACTAGTAACTCAATTATGATAGCAACATTACCACAGCAACAGCATCAGATTCCAACAAGCCATCTGTTCCCAACACAACCAGATATGAAATATTGGTTAACACATAGAGAACGGTCACTAACAGTACACCAACGATGTTCGCTCGGGGTAGATTTCTACAATCAAGGAAAAATgtgtttcaaaacaaaaagtactCATATGATTTAGAGGTAACAATATTACAATGTTAGCTCGAGATAGATTTCTACAATTAAGGAAAAATGTGTTTCAAAAAGAAAGTATTCATATGATTTTAGAGGCAACCATATTTTAC is from Mytilus galloprovincialis chromosome 6, xbMytGall1.hap1.1, whole genome shotgun sequence and encodes:
- the LOC143079842 gene encoding b(0,+)-type amino acid transporter 1-like isoform X2, producing MISLLGSLSYAELGCIIRKSGGEYAYIGAAMGRVLAFLYAWTKIIVLTPSSVAIITLTFAQYFITFFPYCGIPDVPLKIIAATIIVTLTIINCYDTRAGASVQVIFTAAKLIALVIIVIGGLVKLGQGHTATMKTGFDGTVGSASGVALAFYDALWAYDGWNNLNYITEELKNPYVNLPRANIVGVLLVTVLYVLTNISYLVVLGTDGLLESDAVAVTWGEEVLGSAGIIMPIFVLCSTFGAANGSLFSGVRTLYSAARDEQFPEILSYVNCRRYTPIPCLIFTAILSLLMLIPGDIGQLIDFFSFAAWLFYALAIVSLFILRWKMKDAHRPIKVFLLLPMIFLVCSIYLVIAPIIQDPRVEFLYAAIFMVGGLVFYIPLVHFQLMTGRFDKVTRFLQKLMEVAPSPYVPDFD
- the LOC143079842 gene encoding b(0,+)-type amino acid transporter 1-like isoform X3 — encoded protein: MLSLLGSLSYAELGCIIRKSGGEYAYIGAAMGRVLAFLYAWTKIIVLTPSSVAIITLTFAQYFITFFPYCGIPDVPLKIIAATIIVTLTIINCYDTRAGASVQVIFTAAKLIALVIIVIGGLVKLGQGHTATMKTGFDGTVGSASGVALAFYDALWAYDGWNNLNYITEELKNPYVNLPRANIVGVLLVTVLYVLTNISYLVVLGTDGLLESDAVAVTWGEEVLGSAGIIMPIFVLCSTFGAANGSLFSGVRTLYSAARDEQFPEILSYVNCRRYTPIPCLIFTAILSLLMLIPGDIGQLIDFFSFAAWLFYALAIVSLFILRWKMKDAHRPIKVFLLLPMIFLVCSIYLVIAPIIQDPRVEFLYAAIFMVGGLVFYIPLVHFQLMTGRFDKVTRFLQKLMEVAPSPYVPDFD